The Pan paniscus chromosome 22, NHGRI_mPanPan1-v2.0_pri, whole genome shotgun sequence genome has a segment encoding these proteins:
- the LOC117977362 gene encoding LOW QUALITY PROTEIN: keratin-associated protein 10-1 (The sequence of the model RefSeq protein was modified relative to this genomic sequence to represent the inferred CDS: substituted 1 base at 1 genomic stop codon) — protein MATSTMSVCSSTYSDSWQVDACPESCCEPPCCAPSCCAPAPCLTLVCTPVSCVSSPCCQAACEPSPCQSGCTSSCTPSCCQQSSCQPACCTSSPCQQACCVPVCCKPVCCVPVCCKPVCCKPVCCKPTCCVPICSGASSSCCQQSSCQPACCTTSCCRPSSCVSLLCRPVCRSTYCVPIPSCCAPASTCQPSCCRPASCVSLLCRPVCSRLSSACCGLSSGQKSSCXRAVSCVSSPCCQAACEPSPCQSGCTSSCTPSCCQQSSCQPACCTSSPCQQACCMPVCCKPVCCVPVCCGPSSCCQQSSCQPACCASSSCQQSCRVPVCCKPVCCVPTCSESSSSCCQQSSCQPACCTSSPCQQSCCVSVCCKPVCCKSICCVPVCSGASSPCCQQCSCQPACCTSSCCRPSSSVSLLCRPVCRPACCVPIPSCCAPASSCQPSCCCAASCVSLLCRPVCSHPASCSFSSGQKSSC, from the exons atGGCCACGTCTACCATGTCCGTCTGCTCCAGCACTTACTCTGACTCCTGGCAGGTGGACGCCTGCCCAGAGAGCTGCTGTGAGCCCCCCTGCTGTGCCCCCAGCTGCTGCGCCCCGGCCCCCTGCCTGACCCTGGTCTGCACCCCAGTGAGCTGTGTGTCCAGCCCCTGCTGCCAGGCGGCCTGTGAGCCCAGCCCCTGCCAATCAGGCTGCACCAGCTCCTGCACGCCCTCGTGCTGCCAGCAGTCTAGCTGCCAGCCAGCTTGCTGCACATCCTCCCCCTGCCAGCAGGCCTGCTGCGTGCCCGTCTGCTGCAAGCCAGTCTGCTGTGTGCCCGTCTGCTGCAAGCCTGTCTGCTGCAAGCCTGTCTGCTGCAAGCCCACCTGCTGTGTGCCCATCTGCTCTGGGGCTTCCTCTTCATGCTGCCAGCAGTCTAGCTGCCAGCCGGCTTGCTGCACCACCTCCTGCTGCAGACCCTCCTCCTGCGTGTCCCTCCTCTGCCGCCCCGTGTGCAGGTCCACCTACTGTGTGCCCATCCCCTCCTGCTGTGCTCCTGCCTCCACCTGCCAGCCCAGCTGCTGCCGCCCGGCCTCCTGCGTGTCCCTCCTCTGCCGCCCTGTGTGCTCCCGCCTCTCTTCCGCGTGCTGTGGCCTCTCCTCAGGCCAGAAGTCCAGCTGCTGACGGGCAG TGAGCTGTGTGTCCAGCCCCTGCTGCCAGGCGGCCTGTGAGCCCAGCCCCTGCCAATCAGGCTGCACCAGCTCCTGCACGCCCTCGTGCTGCCAGCAGTCTAGCTGCCAGCCGGCTTGCTGCACCTCCTCCCCCTGCCAGCAGGCCTGCTGCATGCCCGTCTGCTGCAAGCCTGTGTGCTGTGTGCCCGTCTGCTGTGGGCCTTCTTCATGCTGCCAGCAGTCTAGCTGCCAGCCAGCTTGCTGTGCCTCTTCCTCCTGCCAGCAGTCCTGTCGTGTGCCTGTCTGCTGCAAACCTGTGTGCTGCGTGCCCACCTGCTCTGAGTCATCCTCTTCATGCTGCCAGCAGTCTAGCTGCCAGCCGGCTTGCTGCACCTCCTCCCCCTGTCAGCAGTCCTGCTGTGTGTCCGTCTGCTGCAAGCCTGTCTGCTGCAAGTCCATCTGCTGTGTGCCTGTTTGCTCTGGGGCTTCCTCTCCATGCTGCCAGCAGTGTAGCTGCCAGCCAGCTTGCTGCACCTCCTCCTGCTGCAGACCCTCCTCCTCTGTGTCCCTCCTCTGCCGCCCTGTGTGCAGGCCCGCCTGCTGTGTGCCCATCCCCTCCTGCTGTgcccctgcctcctcctgccaACCCAGCTGCTGCTGTGCAGCCTCCTGCGTGTCCCTCCTCTGCCGCCCCGTGTGCTCCCACCCAGCCTCCTGCAGCTTTTCCTCAGGCCAAAAGTCTAGCTGCTGA